In a genomic window of Erigeron canadensis isolate Cc75 chromosome 5, C_canadensis_v1, whole genome shotgun sequence:
- the LOC122600961 gene encoding (R)-mandelonitrile lyase-like, producing MVKHHVFHKAMYFLFIYSIQLHSQLLCFLYSDASYLSFANEATSFIPEPEYDYIIVGGGTAGCPLAATLSESYSVLLLERGGVSDSDPNVLYAINSVTNIINANEKSSPAQAFTSEDGIQNARGNVLGGSSMINFGFYSRADEYFHNKTEIEWDMTKVEEAYKWVEDSVVWVPERINSWQTSTLDALLESGVGPANGFTVDHLQGTKVSGSTFDGSGRRHGAVELLNRANPENLRVVVHATVDRIMFSTSKSSDLAAVGVVYHDSLGRQHKVHVRRNGEVILCAGAIGSPQLLLLSGIGHGSYLESQNITIVHQHPFVGQFIADNPCIGISLLVPFRLDDSGSQVVGITNEGIYIESSSSIIPFDSPANFIFFPHTSFPLNISVVSIAAKVSKPLSNGFLSLKSATDVTVTPKVRYNYFSNSQDLAQCTNAVDVTRKLLKTRAMEIYKFSDRDGENYFNFIGHSLPESSSNEDTIETFCREVLTTFYHFHGGCLVNKVVDRNLKVIGIDSLRVVDGSVFSHSPGTNPQATVMMLGRYIGTRILKEKG from the exons ATGGTTAAACATCATGTGTTTCATAAGGCCATGTACTTTCTTTTCATATACTCCATTCAATTGCATTCCCAACTCCTTTGTTTTTTATACTCAG ATGCAAGTTACCTTTCCTTTGCAAATGAAGCCACAAGTTTTATCCCAGAACCCGAATACGATTACATTATCGTTGGAGGGGGGACGGCTGGGTGTCCTTTAGCTGCCACATTATCCGAAAGTTATTCTGTTCTACTTCTTGAGCGTGGGGGTGTATCAGATTCTGATCCTAATGTATTATACGCAATCAACTCTGTAACAAACATTATTAATGCAAATGAAAAAAGTTCACCGGCTCAAGCGTTTACTTCTGAAGATGGTATACAAAACGCGAGAGGAAATGTCTTGGGAGGTAGCAGCATGATAAATTTTGGGTTTTATTCGAGAGCAGATGAGTACTTTCATAATAAAACAGAAATTGAATGGGATATGACCAAAGTTGAAGAAGCCTATAAGTGGGTTGAAGATAGTGTTGTCTGGGTTCCAGAACGCATAAATAGTTGGCAAACTTCTACCTTAGATGCATTATTGGAATCAGGAGTCGGTCCAGCAAATGGCTTTACGGTTGATCACCTTCAAGGTACCAAAGTAAGTGGTTCTACGTTTGATGGTTCAGGGAGACGACATGGCGCAGTAGAGTTACTAAATAGAGCCAACCCTGAAAATCTAAGGGTGGTGGTTCATGCCACCGTTGATCGAATTATGTTTTCCACATCTAAAAGTTCAG ATTTAGCTGCAGTTGGGGTTGTTTATCATGATTCTTTAGGGAGGCAACATAAAGTCCATGTAAGAAGAAATGGTGAAGTGATACTATGTGCCGGAGCTATTGGAAGCCCACAACTTTTACTCCTTAGTGGAATCGGACACGGGTCATACTTGGAATCACAAAATATTACGATAGTTCATCAACATCCTTTCGTTGGTCAGTTCATAGCTGATAATCCATGTATAGGGATTAGTCTTCTAGTCCCTTTTCGATTAGATGATTCTGGAAGCCAGGTGGTTGGGATCACAAATGAAGGCATCTATATAGAGTCCAGTTCTAGCATCATCCCATTTGATTCTCCTgcaaatttcatattttttccTCATACATCTTTTCCATTAAACATCAGTGTTGTCTCCATTGCGGCCAAGGTCTCAAAGCCGTTATCAAATGGATTTCTTAGTTTAAAATCTGCTACTGATGTTACTGTTACTCCAAAAGTAAGATACAACTACTTCTCTAACTCACAGGACCTTGCACAGTGCACTAATGCAGTGGATGTAACTAGGAAATTGCTGAAAACACGAGCTATGGAGATATATAAGTTTAGTGATCGTGATGGTGAAAATTACTTTAACTTCATTGGGCATTCGTTACCTGAAAGTTCATCTAATGAGGATACCATTGAGACATTTTGTCGTGAAGTTTTAACAACATTTTATCACTTTCATGGTGGATGCTTGGTGAACAAAGTTGTTGATAGGAATTTGAAAGTCATTGGAATTGATTCCTTACGAGTTGTTGATGGTTCGGTATTCTCTCATTCGCCAGGAACAAATCCTCAAGCAACTGTCATGATGTTAGGCCGTTACATCGGCACAAGGATACTCAAAGAGAAAGGATAA